The DNA segment GCTCGAAAAAGCCCAGCAGCACCTACATAACAATATTGAGTCAACGGGGATGGGCTATGAAGAGCTTGTATGCATTTTGCAAGACTTATGATGAAAAGTTTATTGCGGTATTACTATTCCTAAGCATTGCTTATATTTTTTTCCGCCTTGGCTTCGATATTATATTTATCGCACTATTGATTCCTTTTCTTGGTTTTCGTTGGGTGCGTTACCTCCGGCAGCAGGATGAAGCAATTTTACGTGCGCGTATTGCCGAGCAGATTGAAAAAATGGCCAATGGAGATTTGGATTCCCGCCTGGTTTTGCCAGAGGGCAGTGAGAGCCAGCGTCTGGTAGTTGAAAGCCTCAATAAAGCTCTGGATCAAATTGAATTAACCATGAAAGAAATTGGTAAAGTGTTAGTCAGTGCCGCGTCAGGGAAATCCTATCGCAAAGTTTTTCCATCACTGATGCCCGGTAACTTTGGTCGTATGTTAGGGCGGGTTAATGCCAATGCCGGTACCGTGTCTGAAAGTATGCAGCGGCAAAAGAAAGATAGCGTTAGCTCACAGTTGGGTGATCTGCGCGCCGATAAAATGTTATCTCTGATGAAGGGCAATCAAAACGATTTACGTTTTGTGACCGGTGAATTAGAAACAACCGAAACCGATACCCAGCGCGTGGTCAGTGTTTCTGCCGGTGGCGTAAAAAGCGCCGGTGATATTGTTACTACTATGGGGTCATTAAGTGACACACTGGATAAAATGACCTCGGCATCATCGGTGTTGGATAATCATACCTCGGCCATTAATGAGATGGTGGCTGCCATCGGTAGCGTGGCGGACCAAACCAATCTATTGGCACTCAATGCGGCGATTGAGGCAGCTCGTGCCGGTGAGCATGGCCGCGGTTTTGCCGTGGTAGCAGACGAAGTCAGAAATCTGGCAGAAACCACCAAGAAAACCACTGAGCAGATTGCCAATATGGTGGCTGGTATTGTGGATAGCGCCAAGGATGTGGTCGAAGGCACCGCCGAGATGAGCGATGCTACGACACGTTTCTCAGAAGTGGCCCATGAGTTTTCCAGCAACTTTGATGAGTTCTCCGGTTTATCACTGACTATTTTTGAGCGTATTAGTCAGGCACGCATGCTCAACCTGTTTAATTTATTAAAACAGGAGATGATTATTTTCTTGCAGGATGGCTACCGGGTTTTAGAGTCGGGGCCAGACAGTGAAATTGCCCTTAAATTACAGCAGCCGCTAGAGCAAACTCCCCTGGGGCAGTGGCTTTTCGGTGAAGGTAAAACAGAGTATGGCTATTTGCCGTCTTTCCAGTATTTATTTTCCCCCTATGAAAATATTTACAACCGTTATCAGGAAGTATTGAGCGTGATTAAAGACCCGGCCTGGGGCTATAAGCAGGATAAATTGGAACAGGTATTACTATTATTTACGGATATAGAAAGCTTAAGTTCCGAGTTTGTTTCAATGGTCGATAAATTGGTGGAAGAAAAACGTCAGTTTGAAAGTTCTTATAGCGATGATGCCAGTGTGGGAGGGGAGGTCGAGCTATTTTAAGTGGTACTTCACAAGCCACTATCCTTGCCATCAATGACAGGAGAGTGACTTGTGAGGTTTGGGTACTTAGTTGTTAGCGTGTAGCTCTTCGTTTAATTCAACCGACGATTTATTGGTTAAGCACTCGACGGTACCGGTAGCAGAGTTACGACGGAATAATAAATCCGATTTGCCCGCCAGATCCCGCGCTTTGACACTGTCCACTGCATTATTCTGGTCATCTAACATGCTGACTTTGGTACCGGCAGTAATATAAAGTCCCGACTCAACAGTACAGCGATCACCCAGAGGAATGCCGATACCGGCATTGGCGCCTAACAGGCATTCTTTACCGACAGAGATAATAATATTACCGCCGCCAGACAAGGTTCCCATTGTCGAGCTGCCGCCGCCCAGATCAGAACCTGAACCGACAAAAACGCCCGCAGAAATACGGCCTTCAATCATTCCCGGACCATCAGTGCCGGCATTAAAGTTAACAAAGCCTTCATGCATAATGGTGGTTCCCTCACCAATATAGGCACCCAGTCTAACCCTTGCGGTATGGGCAATACGTACACCCGATGGCACGACATAGTTAGTCATCTTGGGGAATTTATCGACGCAGTCTACGCTCAGTAGTTCGCCATTAAGGCGCGCTTGGAGCTGGGCCTGTGGCAGCTCTTCTAAATCAATAGCGCCCTGATTGGTCCAGGCGACATTGGGCAATGCACCAAATAAGCCGTTAAGGTTGATAGCGTGAGGTTTAACCAAACGGTGGGAGAGTAGTTGTAGCTTCAGGTAGCCTTCTGGAACAGAGGCTGGGTTATCATCGCTGGCCAGTACGGTGGCGACTAAGGGTCTGCTGCTATTTTTAAATGCACTGACGATAGCTGCTTGCTCGCTCTCACCGGCAGCACTTAAGGCGGATTCCAGAGTACCTAGTTGGGCTTTATCCAGCACAATTGCCTGGTTGCCGCCCTGGTAATCAAGGCTGCTGGTCACAGCGTCAGCCAGCGCTGCGCCGGGGTTAAGTACTGGTTGGGCATAATAAACCTCTAACCACTCACCTTTGGCGTTTTGGGTACCTACGCCTAATCCAATACTAAAAAGTTGTTCGCTCATGTTGCACCTGTCAATGTCAAAAAATGATTAAAAAAGATCCTGATAAATACTGGCTTTAAAGCCCACCGTAAAACTACCGTCGATATCCAGTAAAGGTCGCTTTACCAGTGTCGGGTTGTCGAGTATGGCGGCGATAGCCGTGTCCTGATCCATGCTGTTACGCTGGGCTTCGCTAAGCTGCTTCCAGCTAGTACTGCGTTTATTGACTACCGTATCCCAGCCTAGTTGGCCAATCCAGGCTTCAACTTGAGCCTGGGTAATCGGGGTAGCGCGAAAGTCATGGAATTGATAGTCGGCGTTATGGTCGTCTAGCCATTGGCGGGCTTTTTTCACGGTGTCGCAGTTTTTAATGCCGTACAGGGTGGTCACTGGATTACTCGCGTTGGTGGCTTATTTAATGGCCGGCAAGGATAGCAGATTATGGAGGCAGAGTGGAGGGGGAGACTACAATAGAAGGTACAGCCATCCGCTGGCTGCTGTGTTAATGCCTGTAGCAATAAAGTAGGTTTAGCTGGCGGCTTAAGTAATATGAAATTTCTGCTCAAAGCGGGAAATTAGCAAGATTTTCTTCACTTGGGTGCGGCAATTGATCAGGCTGATTTTTTCCGCAGCCCCTTCGAGGTGGCGCTTCATATTCAGTAGCATGCCCAGACCTGAGCTATCCATATATTCGGTGTCCCGAAAGTCAACGATATATTCTTTAGCAGTCTGGCTGCTATAGGCTTTACGAAATTCTTCCACAGCACTGAAATCAAAGGTTGAGCCTAAGGTAATGGTGGCGATCTTGTCATCGGTTACGGCATGAATGGTCATAATATCTCGTTTTCAAATAAGTGGTGATGCAATACCTGTTAAGTGGCCAGAGGTATTCATCCTAGAACAGTTCAATTTCCCCTTCTTCCATAGAGCTCTGTTCGACTTTTTTCTCCAACTTTTGGTCCGTAAAGTTGATCCGTAAATGGGTTAGGGTATCGCTTATATTATCGAGTTGCTCCGCCAGTTCAGCATCGTCGGGGATATCCATGGTGACATTGGCAATCTCGTTAATATGTTCAATACGCTCTTCAGCATGGGTTGCCAGCTGAGTAATAATATCTTCAAATTGCAGTGCCCGAATGGCGTTATTAATTTCCTGATTGATCGCTTCTGAGGCGCTGGACACATCCTCCATCACATACTTGGTTTCGTGACTCTGCTGGTTAAACTCTTCCAGCATGATATCAATATTGGCCTTACCCTCAATCGCTGTATTCATATCCAGGCTGGCAATTTCGCCCACCACATTATTAACTTCCGCCATACGGGTTTTGGCCTGCTCAATATTGATGCGAATCTGTTCGTTCAGGCTGGAAGAGGCCACAGACAGTGCCCTGACTTCATCCGCTACCACCGCAAAGCCTCTGCCCACTTCCCCGGCACGAGCGGCTTCAATGGCTGCGTTTAGGGCTAACAGATTGGTTTGGTCCGCCAGCTTTTGCACATCGTCTAACATATGGAACATACCTTCCATATGCTGGGTCATATCTTCAATATGGTGAATTGCGCCGACACTTTTATCACTGACCACCACCATAATCTCTACATAGTGCTGGAGAATATTATCGGTCTTGGCAATAAACTCTTCCACGGGTGTGGTATCCGGAGTGGGTTCGTCTCCCTGCCTGCCGGTGGCGCGGTCGATCAACTCCATCGACATCCTGGTTTGTTCCTGGGTATTGCTAACCACATTGTTAAAACTGCTTTGCAGTACCAGAATGGAGTCACCGACCAGTTCTTTAATGCGGGTTAGGTGCTCACTAATATGGCCGGATTCTTCGGCCAGAATATCATGCAGTTGATTGCCTACATGACGGGCCTGGCTGGACAATGGTGAGCTTTCAGTTTCGACTGGGGCGGGAGTGCTGTTGGCCCGGGATGTGACCCATGGCCAGCTGCAAAGGCCTGCCAGAGCTGCCACCAGATTGATGGGTGTTGACATATCGACCCCAATAATGACCAGCGCAATAATACTAGCGGCTACTGCGATGCCATACTGCTTGATAAAGGGCTTGATCATTATGGGTTCCGTTTAAATTAACTCTCTAAAGTATAGGAGAGGTCTCAGTAATATCTTTATTTGTAACAGCTATTTACTAAAAACTGGCCGATTTTTTCCAGCGGCAGTATTTCAGCGGCGGCGTCTCTTTCTACCGCGGCTCTGGGCATACCCCACACCACACAACTGTTTTCATCCTGAGCAATGGTCAGGCTGCCGTTATCCCGCATATTTTTCATACCGCTGGCACCATCGATGCCCATGCCGGTCAGCAAAATGGCGACATTGTTATTGCTGCAATGTTGAGCCAGAGAATTAAATAACACATCCACTGAGGGTTTGTGCCGATTTACCGGGTCCGAGTCCTCTACACCGGCGAAGTATTGCCCCTGCTTTTCACTGATGACCATATGCTGATCGCCATTGGCAAGATAGGCATGGCCAGCGGTCAGCGGTAGACGTTGCTCAGTTAACTCTCTGACGCTAATGCCCGTGGTCTTGTTCAGGCGCTCGGCAAAGGATTTGGTAAACCCCGGTGGCATATGCTGCACAATGACAATCGGTGGCATATCGGTAGGCATGGACATCAAGACTTGTTTGATCGCTTCGGTGCCGCCGGTCGAAGCGCCAATGGCGATCAGCTCGATTTTTTGATTGCGCTGTTGTCCTGCTTTAACGGCGACAGTGCTGGAAAATTGCTCGCGATTAAAGATCCGTTCCAGTGCCTGTACATTGGCTTTGGCTGCCAGTTTTATTTTGGCATTAATCTCTTTACTTAGGGTGGGTAGAGCTTCATTAACTTTAACCTTGGGTTTGGCAATATAATCAATCGCACCCAGCTCCAGTGCCTGTAGGGTAATATCAGCGCCTTTTTCAGTCAGCGTTGAGATCATTATTACCGGCATAGGTTTAAGGCGCATTAAATTGCTTAAAAAAGTAATGCCGTCCATACGGGGCATCTCGACATCCAGAGTCAGCACATCCGGGTTGAGTTGTTTGATTTTTTCCCGCGCGTCAAACGGATCAGTCGCTGTGCCGATCACTTCAATACGCTCATCACTGGAGAGAATTTCTTCCAGCAAATGACGGATTAATTGTGAGTCATCAACAATGAGGACTTTGATTTTTTTGCTCATACGACTTCGTTGCAACGCTGCATAAAAAATTTAAAATAATTCGATATCGCCATCGACCGAGTCGTGTGCGATATGGTCTTTATATTGTTCTTCTCGGCTAAAGATGGTTTCGTTATGAATTGGCGTAATACGCTTCATAAAGGCCTTGCCGTTTGTCGGGTCAAAAAATACCTTACGCGGATAATCTCGGGATAAATCCTGAGCGAGTATAGGGATTTTTTCAATCTGTAAATAATCGAGTACAAAGGCACTATTTTTCTCACCGACGTCGCTCATATTAGCAATAATTTTACCGCCGCCAAAAACTTTTGCCTTTAAATTATGACGTTCGCCGCCGTTTTTTAATATTTCATTAATCAGGTGTTCCATCGCATAATTACCGTAGCGGGTGGCGTCGCTGGTGGCATTGCCCCAGGTTACCGCGTGGCTCTCTTTTACGGTGATTGGCAGCATAAAATGGTTCATCCCGCCAATAGCGTTAACTTCATCCCAGATGCAGGCGGAAACACAGGAGCCCAAGACCGTGGTGATGCCTTTATCTTCACGGCTGACATAAAACTCCCCTGGCAAAATTTTTGCCACATACATTTTACGGTGCTTGTCCCAGTAGCGATTAACATGCTCAAAGCCCCGTAGGCAACGAGGTTTTCTGGGTTTGTTGGCTGCATTAACTGTCATTGCTTAAACTGCCAGACAGAGGGTCAATCTTTTGAAAAATAGTTTTACCCATAGCGGTAAATTTTTCCTGCATTTCACCCAGCCCTTCACTGTGCCCAATAATCAAATAACCGCCGGGCTTAAGCATATCGTAGTAGTGCTGGAATAAGCTTTGCTGGGTGGGCTTATCAAAATAAATCACCACGTTGCGGCAAAAAATAATATCGAAGGGGCCTTTCATTGGCCAGGGTTCCAGTAGGTTAAGCTGTTTAAAAGTGATTAATTCCCCCAGTTCTGTCGCGGTTTTCACCCTGCCGTTTTGCGGGTTTTTCTTAAACCAGCGCTTAATCATTTTTGTATCCAGGCCATCAATACGTTCGGCTTTATAGATCCCTGCTTTACCGGTGGCCACTACGTCACTGTCCAGGTCGGTAGCAAGAATTTTGGCATCCCAGCTATTAAGCCGGTTGCCCATCGCCTCTTTTAGGGTGATAGCAATGCTATAGGGCTCTTCTCCGGTTGAGCAGCCGGCCGACCAGATGCGCAGGCGGC comes from the Oceanicoccus sagamiensis genome and includes:
- the cheD gene encoding chemoreceptor glutamine deamidase CheD, translated to MTVNAANKPRKPRCLRGFEHVNRYWDKHRKMYVAKILPGEFYVSREDKGITTVLGSCVSACIWDEVNAIGGMNHFMLPITVKESHAVTWGNATSDATRYGNYAMEHLINEILKNGGERHNLKAKVFGGGKIIANMSDVGEKNSAFVLDYLQIEKIPILAQDLSRDYPRKVFFDPTNGKAFMKRITPIHNETIFSREEQYKDHIAHDSVDGDIELF
- a CDS encoding protein-glutamate methylesterase/protein-glutamine glutaminase; translation: MSKKIKVLIVDDSQLIRHLLEEILSSDERIEVIGTATDPFDAREKIKQLNPDVLTLDVEMPRMDGITFLSNLMRLKPMPVIMISTLTEKGADITLQALELGAIDYIAKPKVKVNEALPTLSKEINAKIKLAAKANVQALERIFNREQFSSTVAVKAGQQRNQKIELIAIGASTGGTEAIKQVLMSMPTDMPPIVIVQHMPPGFTKSFAERLNKTTGISVRELTEQRLPLTAGHAYLANGDQHMVISEKQGQYFAGVEDSDPVNRHKPSVDVLFNSLAQHCSNNNVAILLTGMGIDGASGMKNMRDNGSLTIAQDENSCVVWGMPRAAVERDAAAEILPLEKIGQFLVNSCYK
- a CDS encoding STAS domain-containing protein yields the protein MTIHAVTDDKIATITLGSTFDFSAVEEFRKAYSSQTAKEYIVDFRDTEYMDSSGLGMLLNMKRHLEGAAEKISLINCRTQVKKILLISRFEQKFHIT
- the dapD gene encoding 2,3,4,5-tetrahydropyridine-2,6-dicarboxylate N-succinyltransferase, which produces MSEQLFSIGLGVGTQNAKGEWLEVYYAQPVLNPGAALADAVTSSLDYQGGNQAIVLDKAQLGTLESALSAAGESEQAAIVSAFKNSSRPLVATVLASDDNPASVPEGYLKLQLLSHRLVKPHAINLNGLFGALPNVAWTNQGAIDLEELPQAQLQARLNGELLSVDCVDKFPKMTNYVVPSGVRIAHTARVRLGAYIGEGTTIMHEGFVNFNAGTDGPGMIEGRISAGVFVGSGSDLGGGSSTMGTLSGGGNIIISVGKECLLGANAGIGIPLGDRCTVESGLYITAGTKVSMLDDQNNAVDSVKARDLAGKSDLLFRRNSATGTVECLTNKSSVELNEELHANN
- a CDS encoding ArsC family reductase — protein: MTTLYGIKNCDTVKKARQWLDDHNADYQFHDFRATPITQAQVEAWIGQLGWDTVVNKRSTSWKQLSEAQRNSMDQDTAIAAILDNPTLVKRPLLDIDGSFTVGFKASIYQDLF
- a CDS encoding methyl-accepting chemotaxis protein, with product MKSLYAFCKTYDEKFIAVLLFLSIAYIFFRLGFDIIFIALLIPFLGFRWVRYLRQQDEAILRARIAEQIEKMANGDLDSRLVLPEGSESQRLVVESLNKALDQIELTMKEIGKVLVSAASGKSYRKVFPSLMPGNFGRMLGRVNANAGTVSESMQRQKKDSVSSQLGDLRADKMLSLMKGNQNDLRFVTGELETTETDTQRVVSVSAGGVKSAGDIVTTMGSLSDTLDKMTSASSVLDNHTSAINEMVAAIGSVADQTNLLALNAAIEAARAGEHGRGFAVVADEVRNLAETTKKTTEQIANMVAGIVDSAKDVVEGTAEMSDATTRFSEVAHEFSSNFDEFSGLSLTIFERISQARMLNLFNLLKQEMIIFLQDGYRVLESGPDSEIALKLQQPLEQTPLGQWLFGEGKTEYGYLPSFQYLFSPYENIYNRYQEVLSVIKDPAWGYKQDKLEQVLLLFTDIESLSSEFVSMVDKLVEEKRQFESSYSDDASVGGEVELF
- a CDS encoding CheR family methyltransferase, which translates into the protein MGRILSRAGDQSRRDEHTLSDKDFRYICKFVYDATGIVLDERKREMVYRRLMRRTRETRLPSFKEYLNFLNSNPEESPKFINAITTNLTSFFRENHHFEFLKSTVLPELLAQSQQRRLRIWSAGCSTGEEPYSIAITLKEAMGNRLNSWDAKILATDLDSDVVATGKAGIYKAERIDGLDTKMIKRWFKKNPQNGRVKTATELGELITFKQLNLLEPWPMKGPFDIIFCRNVVIYFDKPTQQSLFQHYYDMLKPGGYLIIGHSEGLGEMQEKFTAMGKTIFQKIDPLSGSLSNDS
- a CDS encoding methyl-accepting chemotaxis protein produces the protein MIKPFIKQYGIAVAASIIALVIIGVDMSTPINLVAALAGLCSWPWVTSRANSTPAPVETESSPLSSQARHVGNQLHDILAEESGHISEHLTRIKELVGDSILVLQSSFNNVVSNTQEQTRMSMELIDRATGRQGDEPTPDTTPVEEFIAKTDNILQHYVEIMVVVSDKSVGAIHHIEDMTQHMEGMFHMLDDVQKLADQTNLLALNAAIEAARAGEVGRGFAVVADEVRALSVASSSLNEQIRINIEQAKTRMAEVNNVVGEIASLDMNTAIEGKANIDIMLEEFNQQSHETKYVMEDVSSASEAINQEINNAIRALQFEDIITQLATHAEERIEHINEIANVTMDIPDDAELAEQLDNISDTLTHLRINFTDQKLEKKVEQSSMEEGEIELF